The following proteins are encoded in a genomic region of Nicotiana sylvestris chromosome 4, ASM39365v2, whole genome shotgun sequence:
- the LOC138889445 gene encoding uncharacterized protein, which translates to MKFETVALTEECTSRVQNKLPQKLKDPGSFTIPIRIGNIDVGRALCNLGESINLIPLSLFKQLDLGAPRPTTVMLQLADRSITHPEGVIEDVLLQIGKFIFPADFIILDYEADELVPIILGRPLLATGDAILKEREGKMILRVDDEETVFNVYKAIQLPCHYE; encoded by the coding sequence ATGAAATTTGagacagttgcacttactgaggagtgcacttcaagggtccaaaacaagctccctcaaaagcttaaggatcctggcAGCTTCACAATCCCTATACGaattggtaatattgatgtgggtCGTGCTCTTTGCAATTTGGGGGAGAGCATAAATCTGATACCCTTATCCTTGTTCAAGCAATTGGATCTGGGAGCTCCAAGACCAACTACTGTGATGTTGCAGCTGGCTGATAGGTCGATAACACACCCTGAGGGGGTGATCGAAGATGTGTTGCTGCAAATTGGGAAATTTATCTTCCCTGCAGACTTCATTATCTTAGATTATGAAGCTGATGAACTGGTTCCAATCATATTAGGGCGACCTCTCTTGGCTACTGGTGATGCAATTCTTAAAGAGAGAGAGGGAAAAATGATTTTGAGGGTGGATGACGAGGAAACAGTCTTTAATGTCTACAAAGCAATCCAACTTCCCTGCCACTATGAGTAG